In Pelagicoccus sp. SDUM812003, the following are encoded in one genomic region:
- a CDS encoding MMPL family transporter: MKNAFIEIALKHPKGAFGVSIAVATLLLALVAWPTVFPDRAMGLNPATVDTDPENMLSADEPARVTHNQLKATFGLKDMLVVGVTADQEENGVFNPRTLADVHALVEAAESLQWETDSGVSGVVRADIIAPSTVDAIEQAGLGSVSFRWLMPEPPQSDEEAIAVANAAARLPMYDGSMVSEDRKALALYFPLTEKSASYRVAEELKSVIAGFGGQDHYYIAGLPVAQDQFGKEMFVQMAISAPMAMALIFVLMWLFFRNLTLIVSPMIVAMLSVIVSMGLLVATGNTIHIMSSMIPIFIMPIAVLDAVHILSDFFDKYPIYKDRRRAIKETVGELWSPMLFTSITTSVGFASLALTPIPPVQVFGLFVAVGAFAAWVFTILLMPAYVMLLPEKALENFGSAEAASGEENGILSRLLRFTGRVSFAKAKLVAIVAAALVVFSGFGISRIVINDNPVKWFEPSHEIRIADTVMNDRLAGTYMAYLAFEAPALTKSGFAEPVLAAATGLQDSARSALEVRLAEIDYDSFDDGAFIDLQDWLYDQQDAAESDSAWEAWDRVAQTMEERWSASAYFKQPEALQAIEALEANILSNPHVGKVVGLPEVTKTLHRELFEGDEERYRIPDTSNAVAQSLMTYESSHRPQDLWHFVTPDYRQAVLWIQLNSGDNVDMSGLVDQVKAYLAENPLPGEVSTDWFGLTYINVIWQEQMVAGMMNAFLGSFVTVLILMIILFRSFWWGLLSMVPLALTILVMYGIIGWIGKDYDMPVAVLSSLSLGLAVDYAIHFIARSREAYRQTGDWKEAMDIAFGDPARAIARNIIVIGLGFSPLLLAPLVPYQTVGVLISSILILAGLTTLVLLPALIHLLPLDRKGSPSKREEPVKVAS, from the coding sequence ATGAAAAACGCTTTTATCGAAATCGCGCTGAAGCATCCGAAAGGGGCTTTCGGGGTCTCCATCGCAGTGGCCACGCTCTTGCTCGCTTTGGTGGCCTGGCCGACAGTGTTTCCCGACCGGGCCATGGGACTGAACCCTGCCACGGTGGACACCGATCCGGAGAATATGCTTTCTGCCGACGAGCCTGCTCGGGTGACGCATAATCAGCTCAAGGCTACCTTTGGCCTGAAGGATATGCTTGTGGTGGGAGTGACCGCAGACCAGGAGGAAAACGGAGTTTTCAATCCCCGCACGCTAGCGGATGTGCATGCCTTGGTCGAGGCGGCGGAGTCGCTGCAGTGGGAAACGGATAGCGGCGTGTCGGGCGTAGTGAGGGCGGACATCATCGCTCCTTCGACCGTCGACGCCATCGAGCAGGCTGGGCTGGGTTCGGTGAGCTTTCGCTGGCTCATGCCGGAACCGCCCCAGAGCGACGAAGAGGCTATCGCCGTGGCCAATGCGGCGGCTCGTCTCCCGATGTACGACGGCTCCATGGTCTCGGAAGACCGCAAGGCCCTGGCTCTGTATTTTCCGCTCACGGAGAAAAGCGCTAGCTACCGGGTAGCGGAGGAGCTGAAGTCGGTTATCGCCGGCTTCGGTGGGCAGGACCACTATTACATCGCGGGGCTTCCGGTCGCTCAGGATCAGTTTGGCAAGGAGATGTTCGTTCAGATGGCGATCTCCGCTCCCATGGCCATGGCGCTGATATTCGTGCTCATGTGGTTGTTCTTCCGCAACCTCACGCTGATCGTCTCGCCGATGATCGTAGCCATGCTTTCGGTGATCGTGTCGATGGGGCTGCTGGTGGCTACGGGCAATACCATCCATATCATGAGTTCCATGATCCCCATCTTCATCATGCCCATCGCGGTTTTGGACGCAGTGCACATCCTCTCGGACTTTTTCGACAAGTATCCAATTTATAAAGACAGGAGACGGGCGATCAAGGAGACGGTGGGCGAGCTGTGGAGCCCCATGCTTTTCACCTCGATCACTACGAGCGTAGGCTTTGCATCCCTCGCTCTGACGCCGATCCCACCGGTGCAAGTGTTTGGCTTGTTCGTAGCAGTCGGCGCCTTTGCCGCTTGGGTGTTCACCATCCTGCTGATGCCGGCCTACGTGATGTTGCTTCCCGAAAAAGCGCTGGAAAACTTCGGTTCCGCCGAGGCGGCCAGTGGCGAGGAAAACGGTATCCTTTCGCGCCTGCTTCGCTTCACCGGCCGTGTTTCCTTCGCCAAGGCGAAGCTGGTGGCGATCGTCGCCGCCGCGTTGGTGGTTTTTTCAGGCTTTGGCATCAGTCGAATCGTCATCAACGACAACCCGGTCAAGTGGTTCGAGCCGAGCCACGAGATCCGCATCGCGGATACGGTGATGAACGATCGTCTGGCAGGCACTTACATGGCGTATCTCGCTTTCGAAGCTCCGGCCCTTACGAAATCAGGTTTCGCCGAACCGGTACTGGCGGCGGCCACCGGCTTGCAGGATTCCGCCCGCTCCGCTCTCGAAGTACGGCTCGCTGAGATCGACTACGACAGCTTTGACGACGGAGCCTTCATCGACTTGCAGGACTGGCTTTACGATCAGCAGGATGCTGCCGAGAGCGATTCGGCCTGGGAGGCATGGGATCGCGTGGCCCAGACCATGGAGGAACGCTGGTCCGCAAGCGCCTATTTCAAGCAGCCGGAGGCTCTGCAAGCCATAGAGGCTTTAGAGGCGAACATTTTGAGCAACCCCCATGTGGGCAAGGTGGTTGGTCTTCCGGAAGTGACTAAGACTTTGCATCGCGAGCTCTTTGAAGGGGACGAGGAGCGTTACCGAATTCCGGATACATCCAATGCGGTCGCTCAAAGCTTGATGACTTACGAGAGCAGCCACCGCCCGCAGGACCTCTGGCATTTCGTGACACCCGACTATCGCCAGGCGGTCTTGTGGATACAGCTCAACAGCGGAGACAACGTCGACATGAGCGGATTGGTGGATCAGGTAAAAGCGTACCTCGCTGAAAATCCGCTGCCTGGCGAGGTATCCACGGATTGGTTTGGTCTGACCTACATCAACGTCATTTGGCAGGAGCAGATGGTAGCGGGTATGATGAACGCTTTCTTGGGAAGCTTTGTGACGGTGCTCATTCTGATGATCATCCTGTTCCGTTCCTTCTGGTGGGGCTTGCTTTCCATGGTGCCTTTAGCCCTGACCATTTTGGTCATGTACGGCATCATAGGGTGGATCGGAAAGGACTATGACATGCCGGTCGCGGTGCTTTCATCGCTTTCGCTGGGGCTCGCGGTCGACTATGCCATTCACTTCATCGCCCGTTCCCGTGAGGCCTATCGTCAAACGGGAGATTGGAAGGAAGCGATGGATATCGCCTTTGGCGATCCCGCCCGCGCCATCGCTCGAAATATCATCGTCATCGGCCTTGGCTTCTCGCCTCTGCTGCTGGCTCCGCTGGTGCCGTATCAGACGGTGGGCGTATTGATCTCTTCGATACTCATTCTCGCTGGCCTGACGACACTTGTCCTGCTGCCGGCCCTGATTCACCTGCTTCCCTTGGATAGAAAAGGATCTCCCAGCAAGCGTGAGGAGCCTGTGAAAGTGGCATCCTGA
- a CDS encoding outer membrane lipoprotein-sorting protein: MNYQKQILSAIAVVFALASSQAMDVSEIVSKASQSAYYQGEDGKAKLSMTITDAQGRERQRELTILRRNDDTGNGDQKFYVYFERPSDVKGTTFLVWKQAQGPDERWLYLPALDLVKRIAASDERTSFVGSHYFYEDVSGRSPVEDNHELVEETDDYYVVKSVPKDPNSVEFASYTSWIHKGTFLAVKIEYADKSGSVYRTYEALDVQQIEGYYTVMKGRMTDQRIGGFTTLEAKAIDYDLGLEDSLFQERSLRTPPRRELR, from the coding sequence ATGAACTACCAAAAACAGATTCTTTCAGCAATCGCGGTCGTCTTCGCGCTCGCCTCTTCGCAGGCGATGGACGTGTCGGAAATCGTATCCAAAGCGAGTCAATCCGCGTATTACCAAGGCGAGGATGGAAAGGCGAAGTTGAGCATGACCATCACCGACGCTCAAGGACGTGAGCGGCAGCGAGAGCTGACGATTCTCCGTCGTAATGATGATACGGGAAACGGGGACCAGAAGTTCTACGTGTATTTCGAGCGTCCATCCGACGTGAAGGGAACCACCTTTCTGGTTTGGAAACAGGCTCAAGGCCCGGACGAGCGCTGGCTCTACCTGCCGGCTTTGGATTTGGTGAAGCGCATTGCCGCTTCCGACGAACGAACCAGTTTCGTAGGCTCGCACTACTTCTACGAAGACGTGTCCGGCCGATCACCGGTAGAGGATAATCACGAGCTCGTGGAGGAAACAGATGACTACTATGTAGTGAAAAGCGTTCCCAAAGACCCGAACTCGGTGGAATTCGCGTCCTACACATCATGGATACACAAAGGCACTTTTCTGGCGGTGAAGATCGAATACGCGGACAAGTCAGGTTCGGTCTATCGGACTTATGAGGCCTTGGACGTGCAGCAGATCGAAGGCTATTACACGGTGATGAAGGGTCGCATGACGGATCAGCGTATTGGAGGATTCACTACGCTGGAAGCGAAAGCGATCGACTACGACCTCGGCTTGGAGGACAGTTTGTTCCAGGAACGCAGTCTGCGCACACCCCCTCGTCGCGAATTGCGCTAG
- a CDS encoding thioredoxin domain-containing protein, with translation MFRRLSLFLSALLPTAAHSAVENVDAPRFSELAQDENAIVVDVRTPQEIAQGKVPNASEIDFYDPNFAAKASRLQKDKTILLYCRSGARSSQAAQQLNSMGFANIVNLNGGITAWQRAKLPIEVPDTVAASDAPQPISQEEFETAIAANPYVLLNFNSKWCSPCRRMKPVIQELEEKHADQIKVLEIDADANEALMDQYEVTPVPTFVILNKGQEIWRKTGATPLQAFLDAIE, from the coding sequence ATGTTCCGCCGCTTATCATTATTCCTATCTGCCCTTCTCCCCACCGCTGCCCATTCGGCAGTCGAGAATGTCGACGCCCCACGCTTCTCGGAGTTGGCCCAGGACGAAAACGCTATCGTGGTGGATGTGCGCACCCCGCAGGAAATCGCTCAAGGGAAGGTCCCCAACGCTAGCGAAATCGATTTCTACGACCCGAACTTCGCAGCCAAAGCATCGCGATTGCAGAAGGATAAAACGATCCTTCTCTACTGCAGATCTGGAGCTCGGAGCTCACAAGCCGCCCAACAGCTCAACAGCATGGGCTTTGCCAATATCGTCAACCTAAACGGCGGCATCACCGCTTGGCAACGCGCCAAGTTGCCGATAGAAGTGCCGGACACTGTCGCCGCTTCGGATGCTCCTCAACCCATTTCGCAAGAGGAGTTCGAGACTGCCATCGCAGCGAACCCCTACGTTCTACTCAACTTCAATTCGAAATGGTGCTCGCCCTGCCGCCGCATGAAACCGGTGATCCAAGAGCTTGAGGAGAAACACGCCGATCAAATCAAAGTGCTGGAAATCGACGCGGACGCGAACGAAGCCTTGATGGACCAATACGAAGTAACGCCTGTACCCACTTTCGTAATACTGAATAAGGGCCAAGAGATCTGGAGAAAAACTGGCGCCACTCCGCTGCAAGCCTTTTTGGACGCCATCGAATAG
- a CDS encoding DEAD/DEAH box helicase — protein sequence MSEQDTEQNQSVRFADLSLSEPVHAALEEIGYETPSPIQAKAIPVMLSGRDMIGQAQTGTGKTAAFALPLLSTLDPEKEGPQALILAPTRELALQVSEAISKYGNKIRRLSVAAIYGGTDFIKQFKALDRKPAIVVGTPGRVMDHMRRGTLDLSRISHFILDEADEMLRMGFIDDVEWILEHTPAERQTALFSATMPPRIKTIAEKQLRDPVTIKIKAATATVDTVRQRFVQCAGMRQKLEVLQNLLETEELDAAIVFTRTKSAASMVAEELIANGIAAEAIHGDISQGRRERSVSMLKSGEINVLVATDVAARGLDVDRISHVFNFDIPEDVEPYIHRIGRAGRAGRSGDAILLITRRDFRKLREIENVTRHKMEPMPPPTRAALAEAKQRKLQSRIAETLAEGKFERERESVLAAAEALEIDIETLAAILLKMQSGRSVSLPPAAPAGRSDRERPERRDRDSRSDRRNDSRDGFSSNRPARPERRETRNDFSDEPRRERSREPEPIADDADRYRIEVGHNHQVKPGNIVGAIANEAGLEARYIGRIDIYDDHSLVDLPKGMPREVLQILKKSWVAGQQMRMSRVKPDIKKRPRFAR from the coding sequence ATGTCTGAACAAGATACCGAACAGAATCAATCTGTCCGCTTTGCGGACCTATCTCTCAGCGAGCCGGTGCACGCCGCACTCGAAGAAATCGGATACGAGACACCCTCTCCGATCCAAGCAAAAGCCATCCCAGTGATGCTTTCCGGCCGCGACATGATCGGTCAGGCGCAGACCGGCACCGGCAAGACCGCTGCCTTCGCCCTGCCGCTCCTCTCGACTCTCGATCCGGAAAAGGAAGGCCCACAAGCCCTCATCCTCGCACCGACCCGCGAACTTGCCCTGCAGGTCTCCGAAGCGATTTCGAAATACGGAAACAAGATCCGTCGCCTTTCCGTCGCAGCCATCTACGGCGGCACCGATTTCATCAAGCAGTTCAAAGCGCTCGATCGCAAGCCAGCCATCGTGGTCGGCACGCCTGGCCGCGTCATGGACCACATGCGCCGCGGCACCTTGGACCTTTCCCGCATCAGCCACTTCATCCTCGATGAAGCTGACGAAATGCTGCGCATGGGCTTCATCGACGACGTGGAATGGATCCTCGAGCACACGCCAGCCGAGCGTCAGACCGCTCTCTTCTCGGCCACCATGCCGCCGCGCATCAAGACCATCGCGGAAAAACAGCTTCGCGATCCGGTCACCATCAAGATCAAGGCTGCCACCGCCACGGTCGACACTGTTCGCCAGCGCTTCGTGCAATGCGCTGGCATGCGCCAGAAGCTGGAGGTCCTGCAAAACCTGCTGGAAACAGAGGAGCTCGACGCGGCGATCGTCTTCACTCGCACCAAAAGCGCTGCCAGCATGGTAGCCGAAGAGCTCATCGCAAACGGCATCGCCGCTGAGGCCATCCATGGCGACATTTCCCAAGGCCGCCGCGAACGCTCGGTATCCATGCTCAAGTCCGGCGAAATCAATGTCCTCGTCGCCACCGACGTGGCGGCTCGCGGCCTGGACGTCGATCGAATCTCGCATGTATTCAATTTCGACATACCGGAAGACGTGGAGCCTTACATCCACCGCATTGGCCGGGCGGGTCGGGCCGGGCGCAGTGGCGACGCCATTCTGCTCATCACCCGCCGCGACTTCCGCAAGTTGCGCGAGATCGAGAACGTTACGCGTCACAAGATGGAGCCCATGCCGCCTCCGACTCGCGCCGCGCTGGCCGAAGCGAAACAAAGGAAACTTCAGTCCCGCATCGCCGAAACGCTGGCCGAGGGCAAGTTCGAGCGTGAACGCGAATCCGTTCTCGCCGCGGCGGAAGCCCTCGAAATCGATATCGAGACCCTCGCTGCCATTCTGTTGAAGATGCAGTCCGGCCGCTCGGTCAGCCTGCCTCCAGCCGCTCCCGCTGGGCGCTCCGACCGCGAACGGCCCGAGCGTCGGGATCGCGACTCGCGCTCGGATCGACGCAATGACAGCCGCGATGGGTTTTCCTCAAATCGCCCAGCGCGCCCCGAACGTCGCGAAACCCGCAACGACTTTTCCGACGAACCGCGCCGCGAACGGTCGCGCGAGCCCGAGCCGATCGCCGACGACGCCGATCGCTATCGCATCGAGGTGGGCCACAACCATCAGGTCAAGCCGGGCAATATCGTGGGAGCCATCGCCAACGAAGCGGGACTCGAAGCGCGCTACATCGGTCGCATCGACATCTACGACGATCACAGCCTCGTGGACCTGCCGAAAGGCATGCCGCGCGAAGTGCTCCAGATCCTCAAGAAGTCTTGGGTCGCCGGGCAGCAAATGCGCATGAGCCGCGTCAAGCCGGACATCAAAAAACGCCCGCGCTTCGCTCGATAA
- a CDS encoding RNA-binding S4 domain-containing protein, with protein MSEKPISEKRSLTLRGEFVELNKLLKYENLVASGGEAKVAIKSGAVLVNGEVESRVRRKLVPGDKVSLGNTVVEVVSSQS; from the coding sequence ATGAGCGAAAAACCAATTTCCGAGAAACGCAGCCTTACGCTCCGCGGAGAATTCGTGGAGCTAAACAAGCTGTTGAAATACGAAAACCTGGTGGCCAGCGGAGGCGAGGCCAAGGTAGCGATCAAATCCGGCGCGGTTTTGGTGAATGGGGAGGTGGAGTCGCGGGTTCGTCGCAAGCTCGTTCCAGGAGATAAGGTTTCATTGGGCAACACGGTGGTCGAGGTGGTGTCTTCTCAATCATGA
- a CDS encoding zinc ribbon domain-containing protein, protein MSFEPPGYCPNCGEYVEKGASSCEECGSCPETGWNDEGYLDGVELPGDETEKPDARESSAGKFILIVCLLALLVYVFVLR, encoded by the coding sequence ATGAGTTTCGAACCACCAGGCTATTGCCCGAACTGCGGCGAGTACGTGGAGAAGGGTGCCTCTTCCTGCGAGGAATGCGGCAGCTGTCCGGAAACCGGATGGAACGACGAGGGCTATCTCGATGGTGTGGAACTGCCGGGCGACGAGACGGAAAAGCCGGACGCTCGCGAAAGCAGCGCGGGCAAGTTCATCCTTATCGTCTGCTTGCTCGCCTTGCTTGTTTACGTATTCGTTCTACGGTGA
- a CDS encoding PKD domain-containing protein — MLKRRVTLFALFGFFVFGLALLLLKDRGSPHSDFAERSGSLHPLHRAQTEALAFADWATEGRVAQLEEAKDRDLWEKAFGLAERRREAMRFLIENDPQAALDLALSHGAYHALPDELKSRVERPFSERADIDVIAICGLDHDHANDLQASLRFADGSRYQLSVEGTERVGYSKKDIPVQGISLDGLAVARTTVFQQVSTSDLAWAENHLPLANHSPQTDFLTGEAISGAPLVAISGGFRFHFAHEASLQELEAALFDLDQRPGDQVGSAAFLDLIEAKQSGTAFPLQAFTDEQNLQSLAATTDTLDYLIIRADFPDRIGTPYSEEELVQLVTHSVAPALADYSYNKTSVSVVVTPSSYRLSQTSNYPNETGILDDAVAAYMGDGNPNPFSQYDFVAVSFPILFSGWAGKASVGGPEQWLQGRCGAETILHELGHNYGLLHANYWAFEKIGDLDTPSGSENPIDPNGVDEGYGDIFDTMGSGPLEAGHFHMAAKESLGWIEPDQWLDVTTATPNGVHRIYQFDDVSAEGIQGLRLEKQASGDHYWLGYRKKYPGISYLDRGAYLIWERAGSGAVYNQSWLVDTTPNSDLGKLDSAIALGRTYSDPASNLHITPVAAGADSIGSYIEVAINQGDFSNNLNPTGSLSAPSSAEARTAASFSFNGSDPDGDDLAFHWDFGDGTVETNSDSVDHTYATGGVFQLTLTVSDMKGGTFSAQQEITVGDPITEINLRDSTTSADLTAGASNGSLAVVAAVGGEFLRSSTGQIWSSSSLGFGNQNVRIEEIIWTGEQFLAAGSDYDFGISSRVGIVLASSDAISWQKVLVTDSAVGDWGFTALAMRPDDSTVAVAGSDSKIYYSSDLAQWSSVDLSETGWNASSSPSIEFVDGAFIYAAYEVNLDLQEGRLVLKETEDLAAFTDLAPNSGIEDWHGIRELDLLDGLLVASGFKLGIVHSFDRGENWYSLGQRGELEATTFAFGNGFFYAHGFDEEQASQNFVSLDGRIWFESIAPPGGISYNDRIFFQNTFISLADGGVIHQSDTFETYSDSEYQNWIAGFTTDSNSQYAYSNPDDDWAPNFMEYALGSDPTDSGSVPAPPEISVNESGAFVVNIYRLAKTDVTLSLEYSTDLSNWQTLGSIATIDREDLLELTTTALRADYDRFFIRIRASQ, encoded by the coding sequence ATGCTCAAACGTCGCGTCACGCTTTTCGCCCTTTTCGGTTTCTTCGTCTTCGGCCTCGCCCTGCTGCTGCTCAAGGACCGAGGCTCGCCCCATTCCGATTTCGCCGAGCGAAGCGGATCGCTCCACCCCCTCCATCGCGCTCAGACGGAGGCCCTCGCATTCGCGGATTGGGCCACCGAAGGGCGCGTCGCGCAGCTCGAGGAGGCCAAGGATCGAGATCTTTGGGAAAAAGCCTTCGGACTGGCGGAGCGCCGCCGCGAGGCCATGCGTTTCCTCATCGAAAACGATCCTCAAGCCGCCTTGGACCTAGCCCTGTCCCATGGCGCCTACCACGCCTTGCCCGACGAACTGAAAAGTCGCGTGGAGCGCCCGTTTTCCGAGCGCGCGGACATCGACGTCATCGCCATCTGCGGCTTGGACCACGATCACGCGAACGACCTGCAGGCCAGCCTGCGTTTCGCGGACGGTTCGCGATACCAGCTTTCGGTCGAAGGCACCGAGCGCGTCGGCTACAGCAAAAAGGACATCCCGGTTCAGGGCATCTCTCTGGATGGACTCGCCGTGGCGCGGACCACGGTTTTCCAGCAAGTCTCCACATCCGATCTCGCTTGGGCGGAAAACCATCTGCCTCTCGCCAACCATAGCCCGCAGACGGATTTCTTGACGGGAGAGGCCATCTCTGGAGCTCCCCTCGTCGCGATTTCCGGCGGCTTCCGATTTCATTTCGCGCACGAAGCCTCACTGCAGGAGCTGGAAGCGGCCCTCTTCGACCTCGATCAGCGCCCGGGAGATCAGGTTGGCAGCGCCGCGTTCCTCGACTTGATCGAGGCGAAGCAATCCGGTACCGCCTTTCCTTTGCAGGCGTTCACCGACGAGCAGAATCTACAATCCCTCGCAGCTACCACGGATACGCTCGACTACCTGATCATTAGAGCCGACTTTCCGGATCGGATCGGGACCCCCTACTCGGAGGAGGAACTCGTCCAATTGGTCACTCATTCCGTCGCTCCCGCCTTGGCCGACTACTCCTACAACAAGACCAGCGTTTCCGTGGTGGTCACGCCAAGCTCCTACCGTCTGTCGCAAACATCCAACTACCCGAACGAAACCGGCATTCTCGACGACGCCGTAGCAGCCTACATGGGCGACGGAAATCCGAATCCATTCTCTCAATACGACTTTGTCGCCGTGAGCTTTCCTATCCTGTTTTCCGGCTGGGCGGGCAAGGCCTCTGTCGGCGGGCCGGAACAATGGCTGCAAGGACGCTGCGGAGCGGAAACCATTCTCCATGAGCTCGGACACAACTACGGTTTGCTCCACGCGAACTACTGGGCGTTTGAAAAGATTGGAGATCTGGATACGCCGAGCGGCTCCGAGAACCCGATCGATCCCAACGGCGTGGATGAAGGGTACGGCGACATTTTCGATACCATGGGTTCCGGTCCATTGGAAGCGGGTCATTTCCATATGGCGGCAAAGGAGTCGCTGGGCTGGATCGAACCGGACCAATGGCTGGATGTCACCACCGCCACGCCAAACGGCGTCCATCGCATCTATCAGTTCGATGACGTATCAGCCGAAGGGATACAAGGACTGCGCCTCGAGAAACAGGCCAGCGGAGATCACTACTGGCTCGGCTATCGAAAAAAGTATCCAGGCATCTCCTACCTCGATCGCGGAGCCTACCTCATTTGGGAGCGAGCAGGCAGCGGCGCGGTCTACAACCAGTCTTGGCTGGTCGACACCACTCCCAATTCCGATCTGGGCAAACTGGATTCGGCCATCGCTCTCGGCAGGACCTATTCGGATCCCGCCTCCAACTTGCATATCACGCCCGTCGCCGCCGGCGCCGATTCGATCGGCAGCTACATCGAAGTGGCGATCAACCAAGGCGATTTCTCCAACAACCTCAATCCGACCGGCTCGCTTTCCGCCCCTAGCTCCGCGGAGGCGCGCACCGCCGCTAGCTTCAGCTTCAACGGCTCCGATCCCGATGGCGACGATCTGGCCTTCCATTGGGACTTTGGAGACGGCACCGTGGAAACCAACTCCGACAGCGTCGATCATACCTACGCCACGGGCGGCGTTTTCCAGCTCACCTTGACGGTGAGCGATATGAAAGGCGGCACCTTCAGCGCCCAGCAGGAGATCACGGTCGGCGACCCGATCACGGAAATCAACCTGCGCGATTCCACCACCAGCGCCGACCTCACCGCTGGCGCTTCAAACGGAAGCCTCGCCGTGGTCGCGGCCGTCGGAGGAGAGTTTCTCCGCTCCAGCACCGGTCAGATCTGGTCGTCCAGTTCGCTGGGATTCGGAAACCAGAACGTGCGCATCGAAGAGATCATTTGGACTGGGGAGCAGTTCCTTGCGGCAGGCAGCGACTACGATTTCGGCATTTCGTCGCGCGTCGGCATCGTGCTCGCATCCAGCGACGCCATCTCGTGGCAAAAGGTTCTGGTGACCGATAGCGCCGTGGGAGACTGGGGATTCACAGCGCTAGCGATGCGCCCGGACGACTCCACCGTAGCAGTGGCGGGCAGCGACTCCAAGATCTACTACAGCTCCGACCTCGCTCAATGGTCTTCCGTCGATCTCAGCGAAACAGGCTGGAACGCGAGCTCCTCACCGAGCATCGAGTTTGTGGACGGCGCCTTCATCTACGCCGCCTACGAAGTGAATCTCGACTTGCAAGAGGGCCGTCTGGTCCTGAAGGAAACCGAAGACCTCGCGGCCTTCACCGACTTGGCGCCCAATAGCGGCATCGAAGACTGGCACGGGATTCGCGAACTCGATCTCCTCGACGGCCTCCTTGTTGCCAGCGGCTTCAAGCTGGGCATCGTACACTCCTTCGACCGGGGAGAAAACTGGTACTCGCTCGGCCAACGAGGCGAACTGGAGGCCACGACTTTCGCCTTCGGAAACGGATTCTTCTACGCCCACGGTTTCGATGAGGAACAAGCGTCGCAAAACTTCGTCTCGCTCGATGGTCGCATCTGGTTCGAATCCATCGCCCCGCCCGGAGGCATAAGCTACAACGATCGCATCTTCTTCCAGAATACGTTTATATCCCTCGCGGATGGCGGCGTTATCCACCAATCGGATACCTTCGAAACCTATAGCGACAGCGAGTATCAAAACTGGATCGCAGGATTCACGACCGATTCCAACAGTCAGTACGCGTATTCGAATCCTGACGACGACTGGGCGCCAAACTTCATGGAATACGCTCTCGGCAGCGACCCGACCGACTCCGGCTCCGTGCCCGCGCCCCCTGAGATCTCGGTCAACGAATCGGGAGCGTTCGTCGTCAACATCTACCGCCTGGCGAAGACCGATGTCACGCTAAGTCTGGAATACTCGACGGACCTCTCAAACTGGCAAACACTGGGCTCGATCGCCACCATCGACCGCGAAGACCTGCTCGAGCTCACGACCACCGCTCTCAGGGCCGACTACGATCGCTTTTTCATCCGCATCCGGGCCAGCCAGTAG